One genomic segment of Accipiter gentilis chromosome 29, bAccGen1.1, whole genome shotgun sequence includes these proteins:
- the DYRK3 gene encoding dual specificity tyrosine-phosphorylation-regulated kinase 3 isoform X1, protein MLLGRKPEASLGAARFGDGLYDSYMRIDQIRYQESTNEEHSPAGLPSLGRSNVSSNKLGMKDHPLTGSQVKVEQLFEDCGNRRSSTLQSAGITGSERSLPSLTKDKSIESINTSKGGSSSSKAHKAISQAPEQAVKQYKHQLSAYEQQEIFNFSEIYFVGPAAKKRQGVIGGPNNGGYDDDQGSYIHVPHDHLAYRYEVLKIIGKGSFGQVAKVYDHKLHQHLALKMVRNEKRFHRQAAEEIRILEHLKKQDKTGSMNVIHMLESFTFRNHICMTFELLSMNLYELIKRNKFQGFSIQLVRKFAHSILQCLDALYRNKIIHCDLKPENILLKQQGRSGIKVIDFGSSCFEHQRVYTYIQSRFYRAPEVILGSRYGMPIDMWSFGCILVELLTGYPLFPGEDEGDQLACMMELLGMPPQKLLDQSKRAKNFINSKGHPRYCTVTTHADGRVTLIGSRSRRGKIRGAPGNKDWVTALKGCDDPLFIEFLKECLSWDPSARMTPSQALRHPWICKRTPKPPSTDKTSNKRISSYTSSFTGISSKLPPVVGVANKLRANLTSDSNGSIPLCTVLPKLVS, encoded by the exons ATGCTGCTGGGCAGGAAGCCGGAGGCGTCCCTGGGGGCAG CCAGGTTTGGAGATGGATTATATGACTCCTATATGAGGATAGATCAGATTAGGTACCAAGAGTCTACAAATGAAGAACACAGCCCTGCAGGACTTCCTTCCCTTGGAAGATCTAAT GTTTCTAGCAACAAACTTGGAATGAAGGATCACCCTCTGACCGGAAGTCAGGTCAAGGTGGAGCAATTGTTTGAAGACTGCGGCAACAGAAGGAGTAGCACTCTTCAGTCTGCAGGAATTACTGGTTCAGAAAGATCTCTTCCTTCCCTGACAAAAGATAAAAGTATAGAGAGTATAAACACTTCTAAAGGTGGTAGTAGTTCCTCAAAAGCACATAAAGCTATTTCCCAAGCTCCAGAGCAAGCTGTCAAACAGTACAAACATCAGTTATCTGCTTATGAGCAGCAAgagatatttaatttttctgaaatttactTTGTGGGTCCAGCTGCAAAAAAGAGGCAAGGAGTAATTGGTGGTCCCAACAATGGAGGTTATGATGATGACCAAGGCAGCTACATTCACGTCCCCCATGACCATCTTGCTTACCGGTATGAAGTACTCAAAATCATTGGCAAGGGCAGTTTTGGACAAGTTGCTAAAGTCTATGATCACAAACTCCACCAACACTTAGCCTTAAAGATGGTTCGCAATGAAAAGAGGTTCCATCgccaagcagcagaagaaatccGGATTCTGGAGCATCTGAAGAAGCAAGACAAAACTGGCAGTATGAATGTTATTCACATGCTGGAAAGCTTCACCTTTCGGAACCACATCTGTATGACCTTTGAACTCTTGAGTATGAACCTATATGAGctgattaaaagaaataagtTTCAGGGCTTCAGTATCCAACTGGTACGCAAGTTTGCTCACTCTATTCTGCAGTGTTTGGATGCCCTTTATAGAAACAAAATCATACACTGTGACTTGAAGCCAGAAAATATCCTCCTAAAACAGCAAGGGAGGAGTGGAATCAAGGTTATAGATTTTGGGTCCAGCTGTTTTGAGCACCAAAGAGTCTACACATATATTCAGTCTCGATTTTATCGGGCGCCAGAGGTAATTCTGGGAAGTCGCTATGGGATGCCCATAGACATGTGGAGTTTTGGCTGTATTCTGGTGGAGCTATTGACTGGATACCCTCTTTTTCCTGGGGAGGATGAGGGAGACCAACTGGCTTGTATGATGGAACTTCTTGGAATGCCACCTCAGAAGCTTTTGGATCAATCCAAGCGAGCCAAGAACTTCATCAACTCTAAGGGTCATCCTCGCTACTGCACTGTAACTACACATGCAGATGGAAGAGTGACCCTTATTGGCAGTCGATCGCGCCGGGGTAAAATACGAGGAGCTCCAGGGAACAAAGACTGGGTGACGGCACTGAAAGGCTGCGACGATCCCTTGTTTATAGAGTTCTTAAAAGAATGTCTCAGCTGGGATCCTTCCGCACGCATGACTCCGAGTCAAGCTTTAAGGCACCCTTGGATTTGTAAACGAACGCCCAAACCACCCAGCACTGATAAAACCTCCAATAAACGGATTTCTAGCTATACAAGTTCTTTCACAGGAATAAGTTCCAAGTTGCCTCCTGTAGTTGGAGTAGCGAACAAGCTGAGGGCTAATTTAACATCTGACTCCAATGGCAGTATACCTCTATGTACTGTGCTACCCAAGCTGGTTAGCTAA
- the DYRK3 gene encoding dual specificity tyrosine-phosphorylation-regulated kinase 3 isoform X4, with product MRIDQIRYQESTNEEHSPAGLPSLGRSNVSSNKLGMKDHPLTGSQVKVEQLFEDCGNRRSSTLQSAGITGSERSLPSLTKDKSIESINTSKGGSSSSKAHKAISQAPEQAVKQYKHQLSAYEQQEIFNFSEIYFVGPAAKKRQGVIGGPNNGGYDDDQGSYIHVPHDHLAYRYEVLKIIGKGSFGQVAKVYDHKLHQHLALKMVRNEKRFHRQAAEEIRILEHLKKQDKTGSMNVIHMLESFTFRNHICMTFELLSMNLYELIKRNKFQGFSIQLVRKFAHSILQCLDALYRNKIIHCDLKPENILLKQQGRSGIKVIDFGSSCFEHQRVYTYIQSRFYRAPEVILGSRYGMPIDMWSFGCILVELLTGYPLFPGEDEGDQLACMMELLGMPPQKLLDQSKRAKNFINSKGHPRYCTVTTHADGRVTLIGSRSRRGKIRGAPGNKDWVTALKGCDDPLFIEFLKECLSWDPSARMTPSQALRHPWICKRTPKPPSTDKTSNKRISSYTSSFTGISSKLPPVVGVANKLRANLTSDSNGSIPLCTVLPKLVS from the exons ATGAGGATAGATCAGATTAGGTACCAAGAGTCTACAAATGAAGAACACAGCCCTGCAGGACTTCCTTCCCTTGGAAGATCTAAT GTTTCTAGCAACAAACTTGGAATGAAGGATCACCCTCTGACCGGAAGTCAGGTCAAGGTGGAGCAATTGTTTGAAGACTGCGGCAACAGAAGGAGTAGCACTCTTCAGTCTGCAGGAATTACTGGTTCAGAAAGATCTCTTCCTTCCCTGACAAAAGATAAAAGTATAGAGAGTATAAACACTTCTAAAGGTGGTAGTAGTTCCTCAAAAGCACATAAAGCTATTTCCCAAGCTCCAGAGCAAGCTGTCAAACAGTACAAACATCAGTTATCTGCTTATGAGCAGCAAgagatatttaatttttctgaaatttactTTGTGGGTCCAGCTGCAAAAAAGAGGCAAGGAGTAATTGGTGGTCCCAACAATGGAGGTTATGATGATGACCAAGGCAGCTACATTCACGTCCCCCATGACCATCTTGCTTACCGGTATGAAGTACTCAAAATCATTGGCAAGGGCAGTTTTGGACAAGTTGCTAAAGTCTATGATCACAAACTCCACCAACACTTAGCCTTAAAGATGGTTCGCAATGAAAAGAGGTTCCATCgccaagcagcagaagaaatccGGATTCTGGAGCATCTGAAGAAGCAAGACAAAACTGGCAGTATGAATGTTATTCACATGCTGGAAAGCTTCACCTTTCGGAACCACATCTGTATGACCTTTGAACTCTTGAGTATGAACCTATATGAGctgattaaaagaaataagtTTCAGGGCTTCAGTATCCAACTGGTACGCAAGTTTGCTCACTCTATTCTGCAGTGTTTGGATGCCCTTTATAGAAACAAAATCATACACTGTGACTTGAAGCCAGAAAATATCCTCCTAAAACAGCAAGGGAGGAGTGGAATCAAGGTTATAGATTTTGGGTCCAGCTGTTTTGAGCACCAAAGAGTCTACACATATATTCAGTCTCGATTTTATCGGGCGCCAGAGGTAATTCTGGGAAGTCGCTATGGGATGCCCATAGACATGTGGAGTTTTGGCTGTATTCTGGTGGAGCTATTGACTGGATACCCTCTTTTTCCTGGGGAGGATGAGGGAGACCAACTGGCTTGTATGATGGAACTTCTTGGAATGCCACCTCAGAAGCTTTTGGATCAATCCAAGCGAGCCAAGAACTTCATCAACTCTAAGGGTCATCCTCGCTACTGCACTGTAACTACACATGCAGATGGAAGAGTGACCCTTATTGGCAGTCGATCGCGCCGGGGTAAAATACGAGGAGCTCCAGGGAACAAAGACTGGGTGACGGCACTGAAAGGCTGCGACGATCCCTTGTTTATAGAGTTCTTAAAAGAATGTCTCAGCTGGGATCCTTCCGCACGCATGACTCCGAGTCAAGCTTTAAGGCACCCTTGGATTTGTAAACGAACGCCCAAACCACCCAGCACTGATAAAACCTCCAATAAACGGATTTCTAGCTATACAAGTTCTTTCACAGGAATAAGTTCCAAGTTGCCTCCTGTAGTTGGAGTAGCGAACAAGCTGAGGGCTAATTTAACATCTGACTCCAATGGCAGTATACCTCTATGTACTGTGCTACCCAAGCTGGTTAGCTAA
- the DYRK3 gene encoding dual specificity tyrosine-phosphorylation-regulated kinase 3 isoform X2: MCVVVFGKNIHFPSLRTVPRYWIVSSNKLGMKDHPLTGSQVKVEQLFEDCGNRRSSTLQSAGITGSERSLPSLTKDKSIESINTSKGGSSSSKAHKAISQAPEQAVKQYKHQLSAYEQQEIFNFSEIYFVGPAAKKRQGVIGGPNNGGYDDDQGSYIHVPHDHLAYRYEVLKIIGKGSFGQVAKVYDHKLHQHLALKMVRNEKRFHRQAAEEIRILEHLKKQDKTGSMNVIHMLESFTFRNHICMTFELLSMNLYELIKRNKFQGFSIQLVRKFAHSILQCLDALYRNKIIHCDLKPENILLKQQGRSGIKVIDFGSSCFEHQRVYTYIQSRFYRAPEVILGSRYGMPIDMWSFGCILVELLTGYPLFPGEDEGDQLACMMELLGMPPQKLLDQSKRAKNFINSKGHPRYCTVTTHADGRVTLIGSRSRRGKIRGAPGNKDWVTALKGCDDPLFIEFLKECLSWDPSARMTPSQALRHPWICKRTPKPPSTDKTSNKRISSYTSSFTGISSKLPPVVGVANKLRANLTSDSNGSIPLCTVLPKLVS; this comes from the exons ATGTGTGTAGTTGTTTTTGGCAAGAACATTCACTTCCCTTCTTTACGGACTGTGCCGAGATATTGGATT GTTTCTAGCAACAAACTTGGAATGAAGGATCACCCTCTGACCGGAAGTCAGGTCAAGGTGGAGCAATTGTTTGAAGACTGCGGCAACAGAAGGAGTAGCACTCTTCAGTCTGCAGGAATTACTGGTTCAGAAAGATCTCTTCCTTCCCTGACAAAAGATAAAAGTATAGAGAGTATAAACACTTCTAAAGGTGGTAGTAGTTCCTCAAAAGCACATAAAGCTATTTCCCAAGCTCCAGAGCAAGCTGTCAAACAGTACAAACATCAGTTATCTGCTTATGAGCAGCAAgagatatttaatttttctgaaatttactTTGTGGGTCCAGCTGCAAAAAAGAGGCAAGGAGTAATTGGTGGTCCCAACAATGGAGGTTATGATGATGACCAAGGCAGCTACATTCACGTCCCCCATGACCATCTTGCTTACCGGTATGAAGTACTCAAAATCATTGGCAAGGGCAGTTTTGGACAAGTTGCTAAAGTCTATGATCACAAACTCCACCAACACTTAGCCTTAAAGATGGTTCGCAATGAAAAGAGGTTCCATCgccaagcagcagaagaaatccGGATTCTGGAGCATCTGAAGAAGCAAGACAAAACTGGCAGTATGAATGTTATTCACATGCTGGAAAGCTTCACCTTTCGGAACCACATCTGTATGACCTTTGAACTCTTGAGTATGAACCTATATGAGctgattaaaagaaataagtTTCAGGGCTTCAGTATCCAACTGGTACGCAAGTTTGCTCACTCTATTCTGCAGTGTTTGGATGCCCTTTATAGAAACAAAATCATACACTGTGACTTGAAGCCAGAAAATATCCTCCTAAAACAGCAAGGGAGGAGTGGAATCAAGGTTATAGATTTTGGGTCCAGCTGTTTTGAGCACCAAAGAGTCTACACATATATTCAGTCTCGATTTTATCGGGCGCCAGAGGTAATTCTGGGAAGTCGCTATGGGATGCCCATAGACATGTGGAGTTTTGGCTGTATTCTGGTGGAGCTATTGACTGGATACCCTCTTTTTCCTGGGGAGGATGAGGGAGACCAACTGGCTTGTATGATGGAACTTCTTGGAATGCCACCTCAGAAGCTTTTGGATCAATCCAAGCGAGCCAAGAACTTCATCAACTCTAAGGGTCATCCTCGCTACTGCACTGTAACTACACATGCAGATGGAAGAGTGACCCTTATTGGCAGTCGATCGCGCCGGGGTAAAATACGAGGAGCTCCAGGGAACAAAGACTGGGTGACGGCACTGAAAGGCTGCGACGATCCCTTGTTTATAGAGTTCTTAAAAGAATGTCTCAGCTGGGATCCTTCCGCACGCATGACTCCGAGTCAAGCTTTAAGGCACCCTTGGATTTGTAAACGAACGCCCAAACCACCCAGCACTGATAAAACCTCCAATAAACGGATTTCTAGCTATACAAGTTCTTTCACAGGAATAAGTTCCAAGTTGCCTCCTGTAGTTGGAGTAGCGAACAAGCTGAGGGCTAATTTAACATCTGACTCCAATGGCAGTATACCTCTATGTACTGTGCTACCCAAGCTGGTTAGCTAA
- the DYRK3 gene encoding dual specificity tyrosine-phosphorylation-regulated kinase 3 isoform X3: MKDHPLTGSQVKVEQLFEDCGNRRSSTLQSAGITGSERSLPSLTKDKSIESINTSKGGSSSSKAHKAISQAPEQAVKQYKHQLSAYEQQEIFNFSEIYFVGPAAKKRQGVIGGPNNGGYDDDQGSYIHVPHDHLAYRYEVLKIIGKGSFGQVAKVYDHKLHQHLALKMVRNEKRFHRQAAEEIRILEHLKKQDKTGSMNVIHMLESFTFRNHICMTFELLSMNLYELIKRNKFQGFSIQLVRKFAHSILQCLDALYRNKIIHCDLKPENILLKQQGRSGIKVIDFGSSCFEHQRVYTYIQSRFYRAPEVILGSRYGMPIDMWSFGCILVELLTGYPLFPGEDEGDQLACMMELLGMPPQKLLDQSKRAKNFINSKGHPRYCTVTTHADGRVTLIGSRSRRGKIRGAPGNKDWVTALKGCDDPLFIEFLKECLSWDPSARMTPSQALRHPWICKRTPKPPSTDKTSNKRISSYTSSFTGISSKLPPVVGVANKLRANLTSDSNGSIPLCTVLPKLVS; the protein is encoded by the coding sequence ATGAAGGATCACCCTCTGACCGGAAGTCAGGTCAAGGTGGAGCAATTGTTTGAAGACTGCGGCAACAGAAGGAGTAGCACTCTTCAGTCTGCAGGAATTACTGGTTCAGAAAGATCTCTTCCTTCCCTGACAAAAGATAAAAGTATAGAGAGTATAAACACTTCTAAAGGTGGTAGTAGTTCCTCAAAAGCACATAAAGCTATTTCCCAAGCTCCAGAGCAAGCTGTCAAACAGTACAAACATCAGTTATCTGCTTATGAGCAGCAAgagatatttaatttttctgaaatttactTTGTGGGTCCAGCTGCAAAAAAGAGGCAAGGAGTAATTGGTGGTCCCAACAATGGAGGTTATGATGATGACCAAGGCAGCTACATTCACGTCCCCCATGACCATCTTGCTTACCGGTATGAAGTACTCAAAATCATTGGCAAGGGCAGTTTTGGACAAGTTGCTAAAGTCTATGATCACAAACTCCACCAACACTTAGCCTTAAAGATGGTTCGCAATGAAAAGAGGTTCCATCgccaagcagcagaagaaatccGGATTCTGGAGCATCTGAAGAAGCAAGACAAAACTGGCAGTATGAATGTTATTCACATGCTGGAAAGCTTCACCTTTCGGAACCACATCTGTATGACCTTTGAACTCTTGAGTATGAACCTATATGAGctgattaaaagaaataagtTTCAGGGCTTCAGTATCCAACTGGTACGCAAGTTTGCTCACTCTATTCTGCAGTGTTTGGATGCCCTTTATAGAAACAAAATCATACACTGTGACTTGAAGCCAGAAAATATCCTCCTAAAACAGCAAGGGAGGAGTGGAATCAAGGTTATAGATTTTGGGTCCAGCTGTTTTGAGCACCAAAGAGTCTACACATATATTCAGTCTCGATTTTATCGGGCGCCAGAGGTAATTCTGGGAAGTCGCTATGGGATGCCCATAGACATGTGGAGTTTTGGCTGTATTCTGGTGGAGCTATTGACTGGATACCCTCTTTTTCCTGGGGAGGATGAGGGAGACCAACTGGCTTGTATGATGGAACTTCTTGGAATGCCACCTCAGAAGCTTTTGGATCAATCCAAGCGAGCCAAGAACTTCATCAACTCTAAGGGTCATCCTCGCTACTGCACTGTAACTACACATGCAGATGGAAGAGTGACCCTTATTGGCAGTCGATCGCGCCGGGGTAAAATACGAGGAGCTCCAGGGAACAAAGACTGGGTGACGGCACTGAAAGGCTGCGACGATCCCTTGTTTATAGAGTTCTTAAAAGAATGTCTCAGCTGGGATCCTTCCGCACGCATGACTCCGAGTCAAGCTTTAAGGCACCCTTGGATTTGTAAACGAACGCCCAAACCACCCAGCACTGATAAAACCTCCAATAAACGGATTTCTAGCTATACAAGTTCTTTCACAGGAATAAGTTCCAAGTTGCCTCCTGTAGTTGGAGTAGCGAACAAGCTGAGGGCTAATTTAACATCTGACTCCAATGGCAGTATACCTCTATGTACTGTGCTACCCAAGCTGGTTAGCTAA
- the EIF2D gene encoding eukaryotic translation initiation factor 2D isoform X1, which translates to MFSRAFRVRSNTAIKGSDRRKLRTDVAAAFPNLSAEQLTEFIPNKEELNVIKIYSHKGEAVTVYMNNRNPILFEIEKALYPTVYTLWVYPDLLPAFSTWPPVLQKLAGGADLMLPGVVVPSSGFPQVERGTVCAVTLLGNRAPVAVAFATMSTAEMLAAGMKGKGFAVLHTYMDHLWEYGDKSYPPTLAPLVTDSAEKESAEDEEEVEGKEPVISFSTDPLQHVDIGDLSLKGRDSCTILLGKEELDEKRAAETAEDANTEVQQEAEDSRTPQEQMDALFNQCFFHALKCKVKKSDLPLLTSTFLRSHMFSCCPAGQQLDIKKSSYKKFSKFLQCMQHQKILQVKELNKGVESIVEVDWKHPDIKAFAVPEGFSSASAAQDSKNEDREKVYHAPEIIPLYGVSTKMIPLFQESGHRKGSILSSSEVRNIIINYVKTNELVDETNKNFVKVNAILCDCLLDKSEQDEISKLKWDDLLSRCLERLQPLHQVTFFGQEPIVRKGNIEAIDITIAQRSSNKKVTIIKNLELYGLDPQCVANILQQKVQASATITPVPGTKDRVQVQIQGNQIHHLAKMLLEEYQLPRKYIQGLEKAPKLGRRK; encoded by the exons ATGTTCTCCAGGGCGTTCCGGGTGAGATCCAACACCGCCATCAAAGGGTCCGACCG GAGAAAACTACGAACCGATGTTGCGGCAGCTTTTCCCAACCTTAGTGCTGAACAATTGACTGAGTTTATTCCAAACAAGGAAGAGCTTAATGTCATCAAAATATACTCTCACAAAGGGGAGGCCGTCACTGTTTACATGAATAACAGGAACCCAATACTGTTTGAAATTGAGAAAGCTCTGTATCCAACAG TGTACACTCTGTGGGTCTACCCAGATCTTCTCCCTGCTTTTTCAACATGGCCCCCTGTGCTACAGAAACTAGCAGGAGGAGCAG atCTGATGCTGCCAGGAGTTGTAGTGCCATCTTCTGGCTTTCCTCAAGTAGAGCGGGGCACGGTCTGTGCTGTCACCCTCTTGGGAAACAG AGCTCCAGTAGCAGTTGCATTTGCCACTATGTCCACTGCGGAGATGCTGGCTGCTGGAATGAAAGGGAAGGGCTTTGCTGTGTTGCACACTTACATGGATCACCTCTG gGAATATGGTGACAAATCTTATCCTCCTACTTTAGCTCCCTTGGTAACAGATTCTGCTGAAAAGGAGAGTgctgaagatgaggaagaggtgGAGGGGAAAGAGCCTGTCATCAGCTTCTCCACTGACCCACTGCAGCATGTGGACATTGGTGATTTGAGCCTGAAGGGGCGAGACAGTTGTACAATACTGTTGGGAAAGGAGGAACTCGAtgagaaaagagctgcagaaacagctgaagaTGCCAACACAGAGGTTCAGCAGGAAGCTGAAGACAGTAGGACTCCACAAG agcaAATGGATGCGTTATTTAATCAGTGTTTTTTTCATGCcttaaaatgcaaagtaaagaAGTCGGATCTCCCTCTGCTCACCAGCACGTTTCTACGCAGCCATATGTTCTCATGCTG CCCTGCTGGACAACAATTGGACATAAAGAAATCAAGCTACAAGAAG TTCTCTAAATTCCTGCAATGTATGCAGCACCAGAAGATCTTACAAGTGAAGGAGCTGAACAAAGGTGTGGAGAGCATCGTGGAAGTGGACTGGAAACATCCAGA CATTAAAGCATTTGCAGTACCCGAAGGATTTTCTTCAGCCTCTGCTGCCCAAGACAGCAAGaatgaagacagagagaaagtGTACCATGCTCCTGAAATCATTCCGCTTTATGGGGTCTCAACAAAAATGATCCCACTCTTTCAGGAATCTGGACACAG aAAAGGCAGCATCCTCTCAAGCAGTGAGGTGAGAAACATCATCATTAACTATGTGAAGACTAATGAGTTGGTtgatgaaacaaacaaaaa ctTTGTAAAGGTGAATGCCATTCTGTGCGACTGCCTGTTAGATAAATCAGAACAAGATGAAATCTCAAAACTTAAATGGGATGACCTCTTGAGCAG GTGCCTTGAACGACTGCAGCCCTTACACCAGGTAACATTTTTTGGACAAGAACCTATTGTGAGGAAAGGAAATATTGAGGCCATCGACATAACCATAGCACAGAGATCAtcaaataaaaag GTGACAATTATCAAGAACCTTGAGCTGTATGGTCTAGACCCACAGTGTGTGGCCAACATTCTGCAACAGAAAGTACAAGCCAGTGCCACCATCACCCCAGTACCAGGAACAAAAGACAGAGTTCAGGTCCAGATCCAAGGCAACCAAATCCATCATCTGGCCAAGATGCTGCTAG AAGAATACCAGCTACCTCGGAAATATATTCAAGGCCTTGAGAAGGCTCCAAAGCTTGGCCGGAGGAAGTAA
- the EIF2D gene encoding eukaryotic translation initiation factor 2D isoform X2 — protein MLPGVVVPSSGFPQVERGTVCAVTLLGNRAPVAVAFATMSTAEMLAAGMKGKGFAVLHTYMDHLWEYGDKSYPPTLAPLVTDSAEKESAEDEEEVEGKEPVISFSTDPLQHVDIGDLSLKGRDSCTILLGKEELDEKRAAETAEDANTEVQQEAEDSRTPQEQMDALFNQCFFHALKCKVKKSDLPLLTSTFLRSHMFSCCPAGQQLDIKKSSYKKFSKFLQCMQHQKILQVKELNKGVESIVEVDWKHPDIKAFAVPEGFSSASAAQDSKNEDREKVYHAPEIIPLYGVSTKMIPLFQESGHRKGSILSSSEVRNIIINYVKTNELVDETNKNFVKVNAILCDCLLDKSEQDEISKLKWDDLLSRCLERLQPLHQVTFFGQEPIVRKGNIEAIDITIAQRSSNKKVTIIKNLELYGLDPQCVANILQQKVQASATITPVPGTKDRVQVQIQGNQIHHLAKMLLEEYQLPRKYIQGLEKAPKLGRRK, from the exons ATGCTGCCAGGAGTTGTAGTGCCATCTTCTGGCTTTCCTCAAGTAGAGCGGGGCACGGTCTGTGCTGTCACCCTCTTGGGAAACAG AGCTCCAGTAGCAGTTGCATTTGCCACTATGTCCACTGCGGAGATGCTGGCTGCTGGAATGAAAGGGAAGGGCTTTGCTGTGTTGCACACTTACATGGATCACCTCTG gGAATATGGTGACAAATCTTATCCTCCTACTTTAGCTCCCTTGGTAACAGATTCTGCTGAAAAGGAGAGTgctgaagatgaggaagaggtgGAGGGGAAAGAGCCTGTCATCAGCTTCTCCACTGACCCACTGCAGCATGTGGACATTGGTGATTTGAGCCTGAAGGGGCGAGACAGTTGTACAATACTGTTGGGAAAGGAGGAACTCGAtgagaaaagagctgcagaaacagctgaagaTGCCAACACAGAGGTTCAGCAGGAAGCTGAAGACAGTAGGACTCCACAAG agcaAATGGATGCGTTATTTAATCAGTGTTTTTTTCATGCcttaaaatgcaaagtaaagaAGTCGGATCTCCCTCTGCTCACCAGCACGTTTCTACGCAGCCATATGTTCTCATGCTG CCCTGCTGGACAACAATTGGACATAAAGAAATCAAGCTACAAGAAG TTCTCTAAATTCCTGCAATGTATGCAGCACCAGAAGATCTTACAAGTGAAGGAGCTGAACAAAGGTGTGGAGAGCATCGTGGAAGTGGACTGGAAACATCCAGA CATTAAAGCATTTGCAGTACCCGAAGGATTTTCTTCAGCCTCTGCTGCCCAAGACAGCAAGaatgaagacagagagaaagtGTACCATGCTCCTGAAATCATTCCGCTTTATGGGGTCTCAACAAAAATGATCCCACTCTTTCAGGAATCTGGACACAG aAAAGGCAGCATCCTCTCAAGCAGTGAGGTGAGAAACATCATCATTAACTATGTGAAGACTAATGAGTTGGTtgatgaaacaaacaaaaa ctTTGTAAAGGTGAATGCCATTCTGTGCGACTGCCTGTTAGATAAATCAGAACAAGATGAAATCTCAAAACTTAAATGGGATGACCTCTTGAGCAG GTGCCTTGAACGACTGCAGCCCTTACACCAGGTAACATTTTTTGGACAAGAACCTATTGTGAGGAAAGGAAATATTGAGGCCATCGACATAACCATAGCACAGAGATCAtcaaataaaaag GTGACAATTATCAAGAACCTTGAGCTGTATGGTCTAGACCCACAGTGTGTGGCCAACATTCTGCAACAGAAAGTACAAGCCAGTGCCACCATCACCCCAGTACCAGGAACAAAAGACAGAGTTCAGGTCCAGATCCAAGGCAACCAAATCCATCATCTGGCCAAGATGCTGCTAG AAGAATACCAGCTACCTCGGAAATATATTCAAGGCCTTGAGAAGGCTCCAAAGCTTGGCCGGAGGAAGTAA